The following are encoded together in the Variovorax sp. PBS-H4 genome:
- the mdeB gene encoding alpha-ketoglutarate dehydrogenase: MNAPISNDQLRALLDAPLHDPDPAETTEWREAFTALAETHGPERARWMLDELARIARTRRIGWQPELATPYVNTIAVEQQPAFPGDLAIEERLASLMRWNALAMVVRANQAYGELGGHIASYASAADLFETGFNHFFQARDASHSGDLVFFQPHSAPGVYARAYLEGRLTAEDLQQYRQELSAPAFASGSGARGLSSYPHPYLMPDFWQFPTGSMGIGPISSIYHARFMRYLTHRRLLDCGARKVWGVFGDGEMDEPESMSALTLAAREKLDNLVWVVNCNLQRLDGPVRGNGRIIDELEKLFAGAGWNVIKLVWGSDWDGLFARDTAGALVRAFASTVDGQMQTFAAKDGRYNRDTFFGQNEQLARLVEGLTDEQIDRLKRGGHDLVKIHAAYAAAASHRGQPTVILAHTKKGYGMGSAGQGKMTTHSQKKLGETDLIEFRNRFSLPLTDEQAAQAAFYKPAEDSPEMRYLREKRAALGGSMPRRETACEPVAKPDIAAYAQFAVAAAGKEMSTTMAFVRMLGNLMKDSALGPRVVPIVADEARTFGMANLFKQVGIYSSVGQRYAPEDIGSVLSYREATDGQILEEGISEAGAIASWTAAATSYSVHGLAMLPFYIYYSMFGFQRVGDQIWAAADQRPRGFLLGATSGRTTLGGEGLQHQDGTSHLIAATIPNCKAYDPAFAGEMAVIVDAGIREMMVEQKDAFYYVTLMNENYAQPDLPPGVEADVLRGCYRFQAAAGAGPKITLMGSGAILTEVLKAAQQLAGEGIDAEVFSVTSWSELARDGQACEARAVAGAAEPGQPFIAQQLAGSSGPVIAATDYVRAVPESIRAFLPPGRRYLTLGTDGFGRSDTRAALRAFFGVDAASIVRAARFALAGAAR; this comes from the coding sequence ATGAATGCCCCGATTTCCAACGACCAGCTGCGGGCGCTGCTCGATGCGCCCCTTCACGACCCCGACCCGGCCGAGACCACGGAATGGCGCGAAGCCTTTACTGCCCTCGCCGAGACGCACGGGCCCGAGCGCGCACGCTGGATGCTGGACGAGCTGGCGCGCATCGCCCGCACCCGCCGCATCGGCTGGCAGCCCGAGCTGGCCACTCCTTATGTCAACACCATCGCGGTCGAGCAGCAGCCGGCGTTCCCCGGTGACTTGGCGATCGAGGAGCGGCTGGCCTCCCTGATGCGCTGGAACGCGCTCGCGATGGTCGTGCGCGCCAACCAGGCCTATGGCGAGCTGGGCGGCCACATCGCAAGCTATGCCAGCGCGGCCGATCTGTTCGAGACAGGCTTCAACCACTTCTTCCAGGCACGAGACGCTTCCCATAGCGGCGACCTCGTGTTCTTCCAGCCGCACAGCGCGCCGGGCGTCTATGCGCGGGCCTATCTGGAAGGCCGGCTCACCGCGGAAGACCTGCAGCAGTACCGGCAGGAGCTCAGCGCACCCGCATTCGCCAGCGGCAGCGGCGCGCGCGGCCTCAGCAGCTACCCTCATCCCTACCTGATGCCGGACTTCTGGCAGTTCCCCACCGGCTCGATGGGCATCGGCCCCATCAGCTCGATCTACCACGCGCGCTTCATGCGCTATCTCACGCATCGCCGTCTGCTCGACTGCGGCGCACGAAAGGTCTGGGGCGTGTTCGGCGACGGCGAGATGGACGAGCCCGAATCGATGAGCGCGCTCACGCTCGCCGCCCGCGAGAAGCTCGACAACCTCGTGTGGGTCGTCAACTGCAACCTGCAGCGCCTGGACGGCCCGGTGCGCGGCAACGGCCGCATCATCGACGAGCTGGAGAAGCTGTTCGCCGGCGCCGGCTGGAACGTGATCAAGCTGGTCTGGGGCAGCGACTGGGACGGCCTGTTCGCGCGCGACACCGCGGGCGCGCTGGTGCGCGCCTTCGCCAGCACGGTGGACGGCCAGATGCAGACCTTCGCGGCCAAGGATGGCCGCTACAACCGCGACACCTTCTTCGGCCAGAACGAGCAGCTGGCACGTCTTGTCGAAGGCCTGACCGACGAGCAGATCGACCGGCTCAAGCGCGGCGGCCACGACCTGGTGAAGATCCACGCCGCCTACGCCGCGGCTGCGTCGCATCGTGGCCAGCCCACCGTCATCCTCGCCCACACCAAGAAGGGCTACGGCATGGGCAGCGCGGGCCAGGGCAAGATGACCACGCACTCGCAGAAGAAGCTGGGCGAGACCGACCTCATCGAATTCCGCAACCGCTTCAGCTTGCCGCTCACCGACGAGCAGGCCGCGCAGGCCGCCTTCTACAAGCCGGCGGAGGACAGCCCAGAGATGCGCTACCTGCGCGAGAAGCGCGCCGCGCTGGGCGGCAGCATGCCGAGGCGCGAGACAGCATGCGAGCCGGTCGCCAAGCCCGACATCGCTGCCTACGCGCAGTTCGCGGTGGCCGCCGCGGGCAAGGAGATGAGCACCACCATGGCCTTCGTGCGCATGCTGGGCAACCTGATGAAAGACAGCGCGCTGGGGCCGCGCGTCGTCCCCATCGTGGCCGACGAGGCGCGCACCTTCGGCATGGCCAACCTCTTCAAGCAGGTGGGCATCTACTCGAGCGTGGGACAGCGCTATGCGCCGGAGGACATCGGCTCGGTGCTCTCGTACCGCGAGGCGACCGACGGCCAGATCCTCGAGGAGGGCATCAGCGAGGCGGGCGCCATCGCGAGCTGGACGGCTGCCGCCACCAGCTACAGCGTGCACGGGCTGGCGATGCTGCCCTTCTACATCTACTACTCGATGTTCGGCTTCCAGCGCGTCGGGGACCAGATCTGGGCCGCCGCCGACCAACGCCCGCGCGGCTTCCTGCTGGGCGCCACCTCGGGCCGCACCACGCTGGGCGGCGAGGGCCTGCAGCACCAGGACGGCACCAGCCATCTGATCGCCGCCACCATTCCGAACTGCAAGGCCTACGACCCGGCCTTCGCGGGCGAGATGGCGGTGATCGTCGATGCCGGCATCCGCGAGATGATGGTCGAGCAGAAGGACGCCTTCTACTACGTCACGCTGATGAACGAGAACTACGCGCAGCCCGACCTGCCGCCGGGCGTTGAAGCGGACGTGCTGCGCGGGTGCTACCGCTTCCAGGCCGCTGCGGGCGCGGGCCCGAAGATCACGCTGATGGGTTCGGGCGCGATCCTCACCGAAGTGCTCAAGGCCGCGCAGCAGCTGGCCGGAGAGGGCATCGATGCCGAGGTCTTCAGCGTCACCAGTTGGAGCGAGCTGGCACGCGACGGGCAAGCCTGCGAGGCACGGGCGGTGGCCGGCGCGGCGGAGCCGGGCCAGCCCTTCATCGCGCAGCAGCTCGCCGGCAGCAGCGGGCCGGTGATCGCCGCCACCGACTACGTGCGCGCCGTGCCCGAAAGCATCCGCGCATTCCTGCCGCCCGGCCGGCGCTACCTCACTCTCGGCACCGACGGCTTCGGGCGCAGCGACACGCGGGCAGCGCTGCGCGCCTTCTTCGGCGTGGATGCCGCAAGCATCGTGCGGGCGGCGCGGTTCGCACTCGCCGGCGCAGCCCGCTAG
- a CDS encoding c-type cytochrome, whose protein sequence is MTTTARRWLKRGALALLVLVAIAAAVLFAGDRLARQKMQRKLDVTVKAVPYREDAAAVERGRYLFASRGCVDCHGAKGNGHLFLDDGKGMRIAGPNISPGAGSVVAGYAPEDWVRAIRHGVARGGRPLMVMPSEDYNRFTDEDLASLVAYIRQLPPTAGGAAVLDLPLPVRAFYGFGLMQDAAAKIDHALPPAQPVPDGVSTAHGAYVANMCLGCHGAKLVGGKIPGAPPDWPPAARLVPGEDSAMARYAEADTFARMFKTGTRPDGTPIKVMPFGSLGQMNDTDVRALFLYLKSLPPG, encoded by the coding sequence ATGACGACGACTGCCCGGCGCTGGCTCAAGCGCGGCGCCCTGGCGCTGCTCGTCCTGGTCGCGATCGCCGCCGCGGTGCTCTTCGCGGGCGACCGGCTGGCACGCCAGAAGATGCAGCGCAAGCTGGACGTCACGGTCAAGGCCGTGCCCTATCGGGAGGATGCGGCGGCGGTCGAGCGCGGCCGCTATCTCTTCGCTTCGCGCGGCTGTGTCGATTGCCACGGCGCCAAGGGCAATGGCCACCTGTTCCTCGACGACGGCAAGGGCATGCGCATTGCAGGCCCCAACATCAGCCCGGGGGCCGGCAGCGTGGTGGCCGGCTACGCACCCGAGGACTGGGTACGCGCCATTCGCCATGGCGTCGCCCGCGGCGGCCGGCCGCTGATGGTGATGCCGAGCGAGGACTACAACCGCTTCACCGACGAGGACCTGGCCTCGCTGGTGGCCTACATCCGGCAGCTCCCGCCGACGGCGGGCGGTGCTGCCGTGCTCGATCTGCCGCTGCCGGTGCGCGCCTTCTACGGCTTCGGCCTCATGCAGGATGCCGCCGCCAAGATCGATCATGCGCTGCCGCCTGCGCAGCCCGTGCCCGACGGCGTGAGCACGGCGCACGGCGCATACGTTGCCAACATGTGCCTCGGCTGCCACGGCGCCAAACTCGTCGGCGGCAAGATTCCCGGCGCGCCACCCGACTGGCCGCCTGCGGCCCGCCTCGTGCCAGGCGAAGACAGCGCGATGGCGCGCTATGCCGAGGCCGACACCTTCGCGCGCATGTTCAAGACGGGCACCCGGCCAGACGGGACGCCGATCAAGGTCATGCCTTTCGGGTCACTCGGGCAGATGAACGACACCGACGTGCGGGCGCTGTTCCTGTACCTGAAGAGCCTGCCACCGGGCTGA
- a CDS encoding VOC family protein — translation MPPDLRLGYLIFEARKPARWASFCQHMLGLPAPRANADGSLGWQVDDASQRLIVREGPADDLAALGLECADEATLERLLARLRQGGIAVEAADAASRDARRVQRLHRCADPAGNTIELFTGLDPADRPFASEAFPAGFRTGNLGLGHAVLVSSDMEAMEAFYALLGFGVTERLATRVGPMDIRGVFLHCNQRHHSIALFDMPLAKRIHHFMLQAERLSDIGIAFERAQRHKVPLSLALGQHPDPDGTFSFYGATPSGFDFEIGAGTQTIDPAGWQPQQTGVTSAWGHKPSLRLQLKMAAGLIARKVSGTPRRAKELA, via the coding sequence ATGCCCCCCGATCTACGTCTCGGCTACCTGATCTTCGAAGCACGAAAGCCCGCACGGTGGGCCAGCTTCTGCCAGCACATGCTCGGCCTGCCGGCACCGAGGGCCAATGCCGACGGCAGCCTCGGCTGGCAGGTCGACGACGCCTCGCAACGGCTGATCGTGCGGGAGGGCCCGGCCGACGACCTGGCGGCGCTGGGCCTGGAATGTGCCGACGAGGCCACGCTGGAGCGGCTGCTCGCGCGCCTGCGGCAGGGCGGCATCGCGGTCGAGGCGGCGGATGCTGCATCGCGCGACGCACGACGCGTGCAGCGCCTGCATCGGTGTGCCGACCCGGCCGGCAACACCATCGAGCTGTTCACCGGCCTTGACCCGGCCGACCGGCCCTTCGCTTCCGAAGCCTTCCCGGCAGGCTTTCGCACGGGCAATCTCGGCCTGGGCCACGCAGTGCTCGTGTCGAGCGACATGGAGGCGATGGAAGCCTTCTACGCCCTGCTCGGCTTCGGCGTGACCGAGCGGCTCGCCACCCGGGTCGGACCGATGGACATCCGTGGCGTGTTCCTGCACTGCAACCAGCGCCATCACTCGATCGCACTGTTCGACATGCCGCTGGCCAAGCGCATCCATCATTTCATGCTGCAGGCCGAGCGCCTGAGCGACATCGGCATTGCCTTCGAGCGCGCGCAGCGCCACAAGGTGCCGCTGTCGCTGGCGCTGGGCCAGCATCCCGACCCGGACGGCACCTTCTCCTTCTACGGCGCCACGCCCTCGGGCTTCGACTTCGAGATCGGCGCCGGCACGCAAACCATCGATCCCGCGGGCTGGCAGCCCCAACAGACCGGGGTGACCAGCGCCTGGGGCCACAAGCCCAGCCTGCGGCTGCAACTGAAGATGGCTGCCGGCCTGATCGCCCGCAAGGTTTCCGGCACACCGCGCCGCGCGAAGGAGCTGGCATGA
- a CDS encoding PhoX family protein, whose protein sequence is MTAKPRHDVLPIDPDDIGHNTSPNPSFNDLLASRLSRRHLFGLGVGTAGTALLQACGGGGSNGFPVLPPAPAPAPAPAPAPAPAPAPAPAAPKLGFNAVSKSLADVVTVPAGYTATVLYRLGDPIAAGVPAYANDGTDAPHTYDRRAGDHHDGMTFFGMDASGKWAPASAARGLLAMNHEAITPLFLHPAGQTTTGTGNAQVRTVADEVLREFYLHGVSVIEVNKGASAWSYKQDSAFNRRVHTLTEMAFSGPAAKTGHLATRFSPDGSMTRGTLNNCANGTTPWGTYLTCEENWAGYFRRIAATDNPNRTAREIASFNRYGVAGTGRELWATVTPDTTDGLYGRWNTQVVGAAAADDFRNGANTYGWVVEIDPFAPGSTPKKRTALGRMGHEGACLGPVTVGKPLVWYMGDDSRNEYIYKFVSTKSWDAADINGGLAAGDKYMDDGRLYVAKFNADGTGAWLELKLGVNGITSSNTAYAFADAADVVINARLAADAAGATKMDRPEWTAVNPKTGEVYVTLTNTNAASRPITATDAANPRFYNDPKGAAATAQTGNPNGHIVRFSDDNGDPAALSFKWDVYLFGARAGASADINLSGLVADNDFSSPDGMWFSQATGGLMWLETDDGAYTDVTNCMLLAAVPGKVGDGAARTITNVDGSTTRQQATFVGKAPGTDGLRRFLVGPKDCEITGIAESGDGRALFVNIQHPGETTPAANITTPAQFGSHWPEGGNARPRSATVVITKDDGGIVGL, encoded by the coding sequence ATGACTGCCAAGCCCCGCCATGACGTCCTCCCCATCGACCCGGACGACATCGGCCACAACACCAGCCCCAACCCCTCCTTCAACGACCTGCTCGCGTCTCGCCTGAGCCGCCGCCACCTGTTCGGCCTGGGCGTCGGCACTGCCGGCACTGCTTTGCTGCAGGCCTGCGGCGGCGGCGGCAGCAACGGCTTCCCGGTGTTGCCGCCCGCACCGGCCCCGGCACCCGCGCCCGCGCCGGCTCCTGCACCGGCCCCGGCACCGGCACCGGCCGCGCCGAAGCTCGGGTTCAACGCCGTCTCCAAGAGCCTTGCCGACGTCGTCACGGTCCCGGCGGGCTACACCGCGACCGTGCTGTACCGCCTCGGCGATCCAATCGCGGCCGGCGTGCCGGCCTACGCCAACGACGGCACCGATGCACCCCACACCTACGACCGCCGTGCCGGCGACCACCACGACGGGATGACCTTCTTCGGCATGGACGCTTCGGGCAAGTGGGCGCCGGCCAGCGCCGCGCGCGGCCTGCTGGCGATGAACCACGAAGCCATCACGCCACTCTTCCTGCACCCGGCCGGCCAGACCACCACCGGCACCGGCAATGCGCAAGTGCGCACCGTTGCCGACGAAGTGCTGCGCGAGTTCTACCTGCACGGCGTGAGCGTGATCGAGGTCAACAAGGGCGCGAGTGCCTGGAGCTACAAGCAGGATTCCGCCTTCAACCGCCGGGTCCACACGCTGACCGAGATGGCCTTCTCCGGCCCAGCCGCCAAGACCGGCCACCTGGCGACCCGGTTCTCCCCCGACGGCAGCATGACCCGCGGCACGCTGAACAACTGCGCCAACGGCACCACGCCCTGGGGCACCTACCTCACATGCGAGGAGAACTGGGCCGGCTACTTCCGCCGCATCGCCGCCACCGACAACCCGAACCGCACCGCCAGGGAGATCGCCAGCTTCAACCGCTACGGCGTTGCCGGCACCGGCCGCGAACTGTGGGCCACCGTCACGCCCGACACCACCGACGGCCTCTACGGCCGCTGGAATACGCAGGTGGTCGGCGCCGCCGCTGCCGACGACTTCCGCAACGGCGCCAACACCTACGGCTGGGTGGTCGAGATCGACCCTTTCGCGCCTGGCAGCACGCCGAAGAAGCGCACCGCGCTCGGCCGCATGGGCCACGAAGGCGCCTGCCTTGGGCCGGTGACTGTCGGCAAGCCCCTCGTCTGGTACATGGGCGACGATTCGCGCAACGAGTACATCTACAAGTTCGTCTCGACGAAGAGCTGGGACGCGGCTGACATCAACGGTGGCCTGGCCGCCGGCGACAAGTACATGGATGACGGCCGGCTCTACGTCGCGAAGTTCAACGCCGACGGCACCGGCGCGTGGCTGGAGCTCAAGCTCGGCGTCAACGGCATCACCTCGAGCAACACGGCCTACGCCTTCGCCGACGCAGCCGACGTGGTGATCAACGCGCGCCTCGCGGCCGATGCGGCCGGCGCCACCAAGATGGACCGCCCCGAGTGGACGGCCGTCAATCCGAAGACCGGCGAGGTGTACGTCACCCTCACCAACACCAATGCGGCCTCGCGTCCGATCACCGCCACCGACGCTGCCAACCCGCGCTTCTACAACGACCCGAAGGGCGCCGCCGCCACCGCGCAGACCGGCAACCCCAATGGGCACATCGTGCGCTTCTCCGACGACAACGGCGACCCCGCCGCGCTGAGCTTCAAGTGGGACGTGTACCTGTTCGGCGCGCGTGCAGGCGCATCCGCCGACATCAATCTTTCGGGCCTGGTCGCCGACAACGACTTCTCCAGCCCGGACGGCATGTGGTTCAGCCAGGCGACCGGCGGGCTGATGTGGCTGGAGACCGACGACGGCGCCTACACCGATGTCACCAACTGCATGCTGCTTGCTGCCGTCCCGGGCAAGGTTGGCGACGGCGCGGCCAGGACCATCACGAACGTCGATGGTTCCACCACCCGGCAGCAGGCGACTTTCGTCGGCAAGGCACCGGGCACCGACGGCCTGCGTCGCTTCCTGGTGGGTCCCAAGGACTGCGAGATCACCGGCATCGCCGAGTCGGGCGACGGCCGCGCGCTGTTCGTCAACATCCAGCATCCGGGCGAGACCACGCCGGCAGCCAACATCACCACGCCGGCGCAGTTCGGCAGCCACTGGCCGGAGGGCGGCAATGCCCGCCCGCGCTCTGCCACGGTGGTGATCACCAAGGACGACGGCGGCATCGTCGGACTGTGA
- a CDS encoding plasmid stabilization protein — protein sequence MPRGDQSSYTDKQKRQAEHIEEGYEKRGLGEKEAERRAWATVNAETGGGKKSGSGRGKAENHAPSRKGGHKGGAASAGRTAAQRSASAKKAAATRKRNAAAH from the coding sequence ATGCCCAGAGGTGACCAATCGTCCTATACGGACAAGCAAAAACGCCAGGCCGAGCACATCGAAGAAGGCTACGAGAAGCGCGGCCTGGGCGAAAAGGAAGCCGAGCGCCGTGCGTGGGCCACGGTCAACGCCGAGACCGGCGGAGGCAAGAAGAGCGGCTCCGGCCGCGGCAAGGCCGAGAACCATGCGCCGTCGCGCAAGGGTGGCCACAAGGGCGGAGCCGCTTCGGCCGGCCGCACCGCCGCACAGCGGTCGGCCTCGGCCAAGAAGGCGGCGGCCACGCGCAAGCGCAACGCCGCGGCCCACTGA
- a CDS encoding TetR/AcrR family transcriptional regulator: protein MQLVQAAIRVFTTRGFAAATMQELAAVAGMTTGTVYNHFKTKDEVARAVAVLLADSLCRRIGESQQGITEGAHRMAIGNQRYIWLAEQSPQWALMTLDVAAAAPELLLEIRHYVLADLRLGVKQKAFRIPGEAAAMDLINGTIAQAMRSVALGLAPPNHGREVATCVLRGLGMEAAAAREVAHRPLPPFPPMGAAPASRKKPGAKAKRA, encoded by the coding sequence GTGCAGCTGGTCCAGGCGGCGATCCGCGTGTTCACCACGCGCGGCTTTGCCGCCGCGACCATGCAGGAGCTGGCGGCGGTTGCCGGCATGACCACCGGGACGGTCTACAACCACTTCAAGACCAAGGACGAGGTGGCGCGTGCGGTGGCGGTGCTGCTGGCCGACTCGCTGTGCCGCCGCATCGGCGAGAGTCAGCAGGGCATCACCGAGGGCGCGCACCGCATGGCGATCGGCAACCAGCGCTACATCTGGCTGGCCGAGCAGAGCCCGCAATGGGCATTGATGACGCTGGACGTGGCCGCCGCCGCGCCCGAGCTGCTGCTGGAGATCCGTCACTACGTGCTTGCCGACCTGCGGCTGGGCGTCAAGCAGAAGGCCTTCCGCATTCCCGGCGAGGCGGCGGCGATGGACCTGATCAACGGCACCATCGCGCAGGCGATGCGCAGCGTGGCGCTGGGGCTGGCGCCTCCGAACCATGGCCGCGAGGTCGCGACCTGCGTGCTTCGCGGGCTGGGGATGGAAGCGGCGGCGGCGCGCGAGGTGGCGCACCGGCCGCTGCCGCCCTTTCCGCCCATGGGCGCAGCGCCGGCCTCGAGGAAAAAGCCGGGGGCGAAGGCGAAGCGCGCCTAG
- a CDS encoding ATP-dependent DNA helicase: protein MTDPSSSPAAEPVPVAELVVSVKALCAFAARAGDLDLRFVPVPSAQEGLAGHRLVQGRRGDAYESELSLTARFGRLRVRGRADGYDPQVGRLEEIKTFRGDFEAIRANHRALHWAQARCYAWILCEARGLESLEVALVYLDLGSDEERALAETMTREALRAHFEALCGRYLAWAEQEAAHRAARDAAMDALAFPHAGFRPGQRELAQAVYRAAVAERCLLAQAPTGIGKTVATLFPLLKAGARQRIDKVVFLTAKTSGRAIALDGVRLLRAGHPLRVLELAAREKVCEHPDKSCHGESCPLARGFYDRLPAARAEAVGIAWLDRAELRRIALMHAVCPYFLAQELARWCDVIVGDYNYYFDSSAFLWALGQEEGWRAALLVDEAHNLLDRARGMYSARLHAAGLRAVRRQAPPAVKKALGKLQREWQRQQLTQVEPYRASDTIPAALARALQETVVALGDHFAAQPQEAQGALQQCFFDLLQFARLADSFGEHSVFESTLEDSEGGEAMAIRNLVPAPFLRGRFAGSLSTTCFSGTLAPFSFYRDMLGLPEGTATLDVGSPFRCEQLTVRIAMDVSTRFRDRAGSLQRLVGLIAAQYAQQPGNYLAFFSSFDYLSSAFEALAASHPEVPAWAQARGMREPEREAFLARFAPGGRGIGFAVLGGAFGEGIDLPGDRLVGAFVASLGLPQHNPANERMRERMQALFGEGYAYTYVYPGLQKVVQAAGRVIRTEQDAGVLYLLDDRFAREDIRALLPAWWRVQPLFSASRPASRLPSSA, encoded by the coding sequence ATGACCGATCCCTCCTCCTCGCCAGCCGCAGAGCCGGTGCCGGTCGCCGAGCTCGTTGTCTCGGTCAAGGCCCTGTGCGCCTTCGCCGCGCGGGCCGGTGACCTGGACCTGCGCTTCGTGCCGGTGCCCAGTGCGCAGGAGGGCCTCGCCGGGCACCGCCTGGTGCAGGGGCGGCGAGGCGACGCGTACGAAAGCGAACTGAGCCTCACCGCACGCTTCGGCCGCCTGCGGGTGCGCGGCCGGGCCGATGGCTACGACCCGCAAGTCGGCCGGCTGGAGGAGATCAAGACCTTCCGCGGCGACTTCGAAGCCATCCGCGCGAACCACCGGGCGCTGCACTGGGCCCAGGCGCGCTGCTACGCGTGGATACTGTGCGAGGCCCGTGGCCTGGAGAGCCTCGAGGTCGCGCTGGTGTACCTGGACCTGGGCTCGGACGAAGAGCGCGCGCTGGCCGAGACGATGACGCGCGAGGCCCTGCGCGCCCACTTCGAGGCGCTGTGCGGCCGCTACCTCGCCTGGGCCGAGCAGGAGGCGGCGCATCGCGCGGCGCGCGATGCCGCCATGGACGCGCTGGCTTTCCCGCATGCGGGCTTCAGGCCCGGGCAGCGCGAGCTGGCGCAGGCGGTTTATCGCGCCGCCGTCGCCGAGCGCTGCCTGCTGGCACAGGCGCCTACCGGCATCGGCAAGACGGTCGCCACCCTCTTTCCGCTGCTCAAGGCCGGCGCCCGGCAGCGCATCGACAAGGTCGTTTTTCTCACAGCCAAGACCTCGGGCCGCGCGATCGCGCTGGACGGCGTGCGCTTGCTGCGCGCAGGCCACCCGTTGCGCGTGTTGGAACTGGCGGCGCGAGAGAAGGTCTGCGAGCATCCGGACAAGAGCTGCCACGGCGAGTCCTGCCCGCTCGCGCGCGGCTTCTACGACCGCCTTCCGGCCGCACGCGCCGAGGCCGTCGGCATCGCCTGGCTGGACCGCGCCGAGCTGCGGCGCATCGCGCTGATGCATGCGGTCTGCCCCTACTTTCTCGCCCAGGAGCTGGCGCGCTGGTGCGATGTCATCGTCGGCGACTACAACTATTACTTCGATTCCAGTGCCTTCCTGTGGGCACTGGGCCAGGAGGAAGGCTGGCGCGCAGCGTTGCTGGTGGATGAGGCGCACAACCTGCTGGATCGCGCGCGCGGGATGTACAGCGCCCGTCTCCATGCCGCGGGTCTGCGTGCGGTGCGCCGCCAGGCGCCCCCGGCCGTCAAGAAGGCACTGGGCAAGCTGCAGCGCGAATGGCAGCGGCAGCAGCTGACGCAAGTGGAGCCGTACCGCGCCTCCGACACCATCCCCGCGGCGTTGGCGCGTGCGCTACAGGAGACGGTGGTCGCGCTCGGCGACCACTTCGCTGCCCAGCCTCAGGAGGCGCAGGGCGCGCTGCAGCAGTGCTTCTTCGACCTGCTGCAATTCGCTCGGCTGGCCGATTCATTCGGCGAGCATTCGGTGTTCGAATCCACGCTGGAAGACAGCGAGGGCGGCGAAGCCATGGCCATCCGCAACCTGGTGCCCGCGCCGTTCCTGCGGGGACGCTTCGCGGGCAGCCTCAGCACGACCTGCTTTTCCGGCACGCTGGCGCCCTTCTCCTTCTACCGCGACATGCTCGGCTTGCCCGAAGGCACTGCCACACTCGACGTGGGCTCGCCCTTTCGCTGCGAGCAACTGACGGTGCGCATCGCCATGGATGTCTCGACGCGCTTTCGCGACCGCGCCGGTTCGCTGCAACGCCTCGTCGGTCTCATCGCCGCGCAGTATGCGCAGCAGCCCGGCAACTACCTCGCGTTCTTCAGCAGCTTCGACTATCTTTCGAGCGCCTTCGAGGCGCTGGCCGCGAGCCATCCCGAGGTGCCGGCGTGGGCCCAGGCCCGCGGCATGCGCGAGCCCGAACGCGAGGCCTTCCTCGCGCGCTTCGCGCCCGGCGGCCGCGGAATTGGTTTTGCGGTGCTCGGCGGTGCCTTCGGAGAAGGCATCGACCTGCCGGGAGACCGACTGGTCGGCGCCTTCGTCGCCAGCCTCGGCCTGCCGCAGCACAACCCGGCCAACGAGCGCATGCGTGAACGCATGCAGGCGCTGTTCGGCGAGGGTTACGCCTACACGTATGTCTACCCTGGCCTGCAGAAGGTCGTGCAGGCGGCGGGGCGTGTCATTCGCACCGAGCAGGATGCGGGCGTGCTCTACCTGCTGGACGACCGCTTCGCGCGCGAGGACATCCGCGCGCTGCTGCCCGCCTGGTGGCGGGTGCAGCCGCTGTTCAGCGCTTCGCGTCCTGCTTCGCGTCTTCCTTCTTCGGCGTGA
- a CDS encoding Lrp/AsnC family transcriptional regulator, protein MQPDVIDLRILDELQRDGALTNVELARRVHLSPSPCLARVKALEAGGVIQRYVALADAAALGLGLNVFISISLRTQSKQSLADFEQRIAEHDEVMECYLMTGDSDYLIRVAVADIAALEKFILEQLTPIAGIEKIRSSFALKQVRYKTALPLPAAPS, encoded by the coding sequence ATGCAACCGGACGTTATCGACCTGCGCATCCTCGACGAACTTCAGCGCGACGGCGCCTTGACCAATGTGGAGCTGGCGCGCCGTGTCCATCTCTCGCCCTCTCCCTGCCTCGCACGGGTGAAGGCGCTGGAGGCGGGCGGCGTGATCCAGCGCTACGTGGCGCTGGCCGATGCCGCCGCGCTGGGACTCGGGCTGAATGTGTTCATCTCGATCAGCCTGCGCACGCAGAGCAAGCAGTCGCTGGCCGATTTCGAGCAGCGCATCGCCGAGCACGACGAGGTGATGGAGTGCTACCTGATGACCGGCGACAGCGACTACCTGATCCGGGTCGCCGTGGCCGACATCGCAGCGCTCGAGAAGTTCATCCTCGAGCAGCTGACGCCCATCGCGGGCATCGAGAAGATCCGCTCGAGCTTTGCGCTCAAGCAGGTGCGCTACAAGACGGCGCTGCCGTTGCCGGCGGCGCCGTCCTGA